The following proteins are encoded in a genomic region of Thiomicrospira sp. R3:
- a CDS encoding peptidylprolyl isomerase: protein MAKRASARHLLVETEAQCLELKQQIENGADFAEVAKAHSSCPSSAQGGELGEFGPGMMVPEFDKVVFSAPVNTVQGPVQTQFGYHLLEVTSRTD from the coding sequence GCATCAGCTCGTCATCTTTTAGTAGAAACTGAAGCTCAGTGTTTGGAACTAAAACAACAAATTGAAAATGGCGCAGACTTCGCTGAAGTCGCGAAAGCGCATTCTTCTTGCCCTTCTTCAGCACAGGGTGGAGAACTCGGTGAATTTGGTCCAGGCATGATGGTGCCTGAATTTGATAAGGTGGTCTTTAGTGCGCCCGTAAATACCGTACAAGGCCCTGTTCAGACTCAGTTCGGTTATCATTTGCTTGAAGTCACCTCTCGCACTGACTAA